CTAAGCACTTTGGCGGTTGCTATAAAATGAAGCGATACCCTTGCTTTACTGACAAAAACAGAGTTTAGAGTCTAATTTTCTTTCCAACTATTGACCCTTGACGCTTAAATCTGTACACAATATTTATACTTAACTTGTGTGAATACGCATTCAAGTCCTAGTTGCTATGTGATTTGATCATCATTGGTGATCATCAGAGGTCAAGGCAAATATTGAAAATTGCTCAACTCTCTTACTTACCCCTAATCGCTATGCGGTTAATTAATCTTCAAAATTCCCTCGCCTTTCACTCCCTGCTGACTTCGTGGCTAGAGGAGGACTCCCGATGGCTGGGTAGAGAAAATCAAGAATATTTGTCCCAATTAGGTTATGGGAATGAGTAAGCAGCTAGGTAAGTTTTTTCTGAAATTCTTTTTTGGACGCAAACAACCGCTTGGTAGAGGTAACAGAGAATTCATTACGGCCACCAGCGTTGCAGTTTGCATCTTACTTTTACGCTCTATTGGATTGTTGCAATCTCTAGAGTTGGCAGCTTTGGATCAATTATTTCGCTTGCGTCCAAATGAACCACCAGAAGAACGTATTACTATTGTAGCGATTGATGAAGCTTCTTTACGCGAAGTAGGTTCCTGGCCGATACCAGATGGCGTTATTGCCCAGTTGTTGCAAAAATTAACAGCCCAAAACCCCCGCGCTCTTGGTTTAGATATCTACCGAGATTTACCAGTAGAGCCTGGTCATGAAGAGCTAGAGAATGCTTTTAGGTCAATGCCAAACTTGATTGGGATTGAACAATTGGCAAATAACAAGAACGCCAGCGTTTTACCGCCACCAGTCCTGAATCAACTTGACAAAGTGGGTTTTAACAATGTGTTGTATGATCCTGATGGTAAAATCCGTCGCAGCTTGTTGTATTGGCACATTGATAATCAGGCTCACGAAAGTTTTGCCCTCAAGCTAGCTTTATTGTATTTAAAGTCTTACGGAATTACTCCGAAAACAGCAGCCAGCAACCCTGAGTATTTGCAGTTGGGAAAGGCCGTGTTTACTCCGTTTCGCGCTGCAGATGGTGCCTATGTGGGAGCTGATGCTGGAGGCTACCAAATTTTGTCTAACTTTCCCAAACCCATCTGTCGCAGGTCATGTACAGAATCCTCTCATTATCGCCAGGTATCCATGAGGGATGTCCTAGCTAATAGAGTACCAAAAAGCTGGATCAGCGATCGCATTGTATTGATTGGTTCCACCGCTCCCAGTCTGCAAGATTTTGTCTTTATCCCACACTCAAGCAAGTTAATCGGTACGGCAAAGCCTGTTGCTGGCATTGAGCTGCAAGCTTATTTTATCAGTGAATTAATTTCATCTGCCGTCCAAGGCCGACCGTTACTCAAAGTCTGGTCTAAGTTACTGGAATATTTGTGGATTTTTACTTGGTCTTATGTAGGTGCGGTCACAACCTGGCGCATCAGACACCCAAAAAAGAGTATTCTCACGGTTGTGCTTTCTTGCTTGTTGCTGGCTGGGAGTTCTTACCTAGCGTTTCTCTCCGGTTGGTGGATACCAATTATTCCTTCATTACTTACCTTTGGTACTTCCGCTATTTGGATGACCTGTTATATTGCCTACATGCAGGAAGAGTTAAAACGTTCCAAAGAGTTTCTGCATCAAGTGATCAATACGATTGCTGACCCAGTTTTTGTCAAAAATGAACAACATCAATGGATTGTTTTAAATGAGGCCTATTGTCAATTTATTGGTTATCCAAATCGCCTGTTAATTGAAAAATCAGACTATGACTTCTTCCCAAAACATGAAGCTGATGTGTTTCGCCAACAAGATTCGCTGGTTTTCAAGACTCAGCAATCGCGAGAACATGAAGAAAAATTCACTGATGCTAATGGTATTACCTATCTGATTGCGACTAAGCGATCGCTCCACAAAGACGCTGCTGGTAATTACTTTTTAGTTGGGGTCATTCGCGATATTACTAAGCGCAAGCTGATCGAACAACAACTCAAGCGCACTGCTGCCGATTTATTCCGTTCTAACAATGAATTAAAACGCAAAGAAGACCACTTGCGTTATATAGCATATCACGACCCCCTGACCGGTCTATCCAATCGCAAATTTTTTGCTGAACAAATTTATGAGTCCCTCCATTGGGCGCAAATTAACAATTTGTTGCTAGCTCTGCTGTTTATTGACCTCGATGGCTTTAAGCAAGTCAATGATACCCTTGGCCACGAAATGGGCGATCGCTTGCTGGTGACTATCGCTCAACGACTCAGCAATTCTTTACGTGGTAGTGATACGGTTTCTCGCTTGGGTGGCGATGAATTTACCGTTATTTTGCGGTCTATTCCCAACGTGCAAGTAGCTGCTAAAGTTGCCGAAAAAATCTTATGCACGATTACCGAACCAATTGTTTTGGATGGATATACTACGTCTGTCTCCGCCAGTATAGGCATCAGTATCTACCCACTCAATAGTCAAGACACTGAAACTTTAATTAAACAAGCAGATACCGCCATGTATACTGCCAAGCGCCTCGGTAAAAACCGTTATGAGTTTGCTTGATTAGTCCATTGATTAGCTTTACTTCAGTAATAATTCTTAAGTGTTCGCCTGATTAGTCATCTAGCTGACATATTTTAGCTTGGAGTTATTCTTAAGTATATATATTTATCAAAAGTATATTTCGTATACAACTTATACATTTGGTAATTTTTACTGGATTTGCTAAATTGTAAAATTATACAAAAACTACAATATTGCAACTTTGCTGTGTGAAATTTAGTTATTTTCCCTGTTATCCTTCCGAAAATAGCGGAGTCGTACATGATTCTTTCTTTAGCTGACACAGTATTTATACGCTCAAACATTAAAATTTAATTAAGGAACTTTGATTAAGACAATTTACTTATGGGAATTAACAAAAATATATATCTCTAGATAGATGTTTAGAATTTATTAGTGTTTATATACCTAATACATTAAGCAGTTTCAACCAAAATACCCTCCTGCCTGATTTACAACCGAGTTACAACAATTTTTTGCTCAATTATTGAACTCGTAACACCAAAACTTTCATAAAGATTTAATCTATTTCGGCAATTATTTAAGTAATTATGCGTATATGGAACAAGGTACTTACATGAAAACCACACATGGTAATTTACCGAGGGTTATGGAAACTCACTTGAGAATCACAAGCGTTGTGATCTTGTGTGTCAGTGCGTATTTGCTACTACCCAAAATTACTGATGCGACAGCGGTTATCAACACTTTTACCGCTAATGGGTTCAGCACTACTAGCAACCAAAGCTTAACCACCCCCAAGCTGAATCATGAGGGTTTAAAAGTTTATATCCCACCAAACTATGGTGGTCCTGATAGTCAGCATGGTAGTGGCACGCGCTAATATCGTTAGGCAAGAGTCCAGAATCCAGAATCCAGAATCCAGAGTCCAGAGCCCACAGTCAATAGTAGTTACCACTAACAAATGACAAATGACAAAGAGTAATTAGTAATGAGTAATGAGTAATGAGTAATGAGTAATGACAAATGACAAATGACAAATGACAAGTGACAAATGACAAATGACAAATGACAACCGTCATTTATTCAAGAGTGAGGATTTCCACCAATGGTATTTTTGTATAAGTGTGTGGGCTTGCCAATCAGGGTCTGGGTGAGGATAATCTAGGCGGTAGTGTCCACCTCGGCTTTCGGTTCTAAAAGCAGCACTTTTGAGAATTAAGGCGGCTACATCTATTAAATTGCGGGTTTGCGCCCAAAGTCGCAATTGTTGTTCTACCTCTGGTAGATCTAAACTAGCTGGTTCTGTGGGACTTAAACTCAGCAAAAATTGAGTTAAAGGTAAGGCAGCAAAATCTTGTTGCCAAGATTCTATTGTCGCGATCGCTGTTTCTAACCCAGTTTGTTCTCGACATATTCCCGCAGTTTGCCACACTAGACGGGGTAATTTCAACCGTATTTCTTCTAGTTGTGCTTGTTGCTTGTGCCATTCACTGACATCGGCGATATATTTCCGCAATGGTAGCGCTGGTGTCTCTGACTCTAAAGCTACAGGGGCCAACTTAATATTAGCCATCTGTGCCCCAAATACAATACATTCGAGTAGGGAATTACTCGCTAAACGATTTGCTCCATGTACGCCCGTACTAGCGCTTTCTCCCACCGCGTACAAATCGGGAATATTCGTGCGATTTTGAAGATCTGTAACAATTCCTCCCATCCAGTAATGGGCTGCAGGTGCAACGGGAATGGGTTCTGTGAAAACATCAATGCCCCAACGCTGACAAACTTTGATAATATTGGGAAACCGATGACGAATTTTGTCGGCGGGTATGGGGCGCATATCCAACCACACATTGGCTGTGGTAATATCTGTGGTGGTGCGTTGCAAATGGCTAAAAATTGCTCTACTGACTATATCTCTAGGTGCGAGTTCACCGGCTGGGTGGTAGTCAAAGGCAAAACGGCGTCCTTGGTCATCAATTAGGTGTGCCCCTTCGCCGCGTACAGCTTCACTAATCAAAAAGCGATCAGCGCCTGGTTTGGTGAGGGCTGTGGGGTGAAACTGGATAAATTCTAAGTCGCGGAGGATAGCCCCCGAACGCCAAGCGATCGCCACTCCATCGCCTGTACTCACAGCAGGATTAGTCGTTTGGGCAAATACCTGACCACCACCACCGGTTGCTAGTACCACAGCACCAGCCCTAATCCATGTAATTTCCCCTTGATAAAATAGACTAATTCCTTGACAGCGCCCACTTTGGGGTTCCATCCACAAACTCAAGGCCAAAGCCTGTTGAATGACTTGAATATTCTGGCGTCGTAGGACTTGCGCTGTCAGAGTGGTGATGACTTCCCTACCTGTGGTGTCTGCTGCGTGGAGAACTCGGTGGTGAGAATGGGCTGCTTCTAAAGTTAAAGCTAAAGCTTGACCATGACGGTCAAAAGCTACCCCCAAGTTTACCAGAGATTGTATACATTTAGGGGCTTCTTGGGCAAGAAATTCTACCGCTGTGACATCACACAAACCAGCGCCTGCCTTGATTGTATCTTGAATATGCATTGCAGGTGAATCTTCTGGGGCAATTGCCGCCGCAATACCACCTTGCGCCCAATCGCTAGCCGACAAAGAAACAGATTCTTTAGTAATTAAACCGACTTGTAAGTTTTGTGGTAGACAAAGCACCGTGTACAGTCCAGCAGCACCAGCACCAACTACTAATACATCAAACTGGTTAGGAATATTTATCTGAGGCAAAGTCTGGGGGAGGGGGGGGGAGGGGGAGAGGGGGAGAGGGAGATAGGGGGAGATATTTCCCATTTTATCCTTGTCACCCATCCCCATTTATGATATATTAATTCGCTCCTTAGATAAAGGAGTGCGTTTTGATTGAGCAGATTAACTGGCGATGCAGTTATCTATAGATACCGTTGTTAAAGCGATCGTCTCCCTCGTTGAACTCAGGTGCTTTTTCCGTCACCGTGAAGTTATCTAGGTTAGCTTGGAGGAGTTCTGTTTGGCGAGTCTTCAATCCCTTAATATTCAATACATCCTCCACCTTTTTGTAAGGAGCATTTTTGATGATTTTCTTAGCCAGGGTGGGATAAAGCCCTGGATACTGTTGAAAAGCGCGGACGTTGGTGTTATTCAAATCAATTTTTTTACCGAATTCCGTTCCTAGCTTGGCGTCAGCCTTATTTTGACCAACCGCCAACACGGGGACTTGAGGAAACGCCAAAGTGTTGAAACTGACAGCTTGGGCTGGCCCAGTTGTGCCTAACCATCCCCAGCAGCCCAGCAACAAACTAAATACTGTTAATAAACGTACCAATCCTTTCACGATTTTTGTACCTCTTTCAATCAAAATGAAATAAAAGTTTTAAGCTGACAGATGTCACGAGTCATTGGTCATTCGCGAAAATACCAAGGACTTTGGACACAAGCTGCTCGCTTAATCAACACACAGCAGTCATCACAAACTAATATACAGCGTTGTGAAGTACCAAATGCCAAGTCTTTCGTAGAGAATGAAGAAAGCCGTTTCACTTTACAGCAGTTCTCCTGTTCCTGGTAAATTGTCTCGGTGTCCAGCAACAAGAGAAAAATTTTCTTTGTTAAGTTCAAAATTCGGGAAGAAGATTCTAGCTGAAACTACGGCACCGCGATAAATCGATAAACATGGTACCGTACTTGCGGTTAACGCACTCTACCAGAACTATTGACCGATTAACATGGCGACGTTTTTCATCCTTCACCCCGTCCTTTCCCGTTGCGCTGTTGTCCTAGCAGGTATTCCCAGATGCGACGAATTTCCGCCTGGAATACTTCGCGGTCGGCTTCAGCGATTTGGATGGAGTGCATAAGGATGTCAGTGACGCTGGCGACATCTTCAGTCAGTCCATCAACTTTCACTGTCAGTTGAGCAATTGCGGTAGTATTGGTAGCTTGTTGCCGTGCTACTTGCTCAAGGATAGCTTCAATGCGGTCTAGGCGGTCGGGGCTGGCTTGGCTCATCCTACCTCCAAGTCTTTCTTTGGTCTAGTTTCCAAAACATTTATTAAAACAGCAGCAGCAATATTGCTTAAAATTATATAACATTGTACCACTAAACGTATTAAGTTGTCGCTAGAGGTTGAAACCACCTCAAAAGTACAGTTTTTTACGCCCAGCTAGTTAGTTTTCCATAAAAAATCCCCTGTCGTCGCCTTGCGAACAACTCAGGGGATAGGACGTGTAACTAATTGTAAATTATTTGCTTAAAACGAGTAAACCTTATTAACTCGCGCTATGCTAAAAGTAGTTGAGTTAATGAGGTTTTGATGCAACATGTCACCCCCAAGGAAGCAGCTAAAATCCTTGGTGTCCACGTCTCCAGTCTTAGAAGGTGGGAGAACGAAGGAAAGCTTAGAGCAATCCGTACACCAGGCGGTCAAAGGAGATTCGTCCTCGAAGAAGTTGAAAAAGTCGCGGGAGTGTCCAGGACAGTTAGAACTGTTTGCTACGGGCGAGTCTCGACTAATGGACAGCAAGACGATTTGCAACGACAACTTGAACACTTACGCACGCGACACCCAGAGGCAGAAATCATTTCAGAAGTTGGAAGCGGACTCAATTTTAAACGGAAAAAATTCCTCGCAATTTTGGAACGAATCATCGACGGCGATATCCAACGTCTTGTCATTGCCCACCCTGACCGACTTGTCCGGTTCGGATTTGAATTGGTTAAGTGGTTATGCACAAAATTTGAGTGCGAACTCTTGGTTCTCAATGACCGCAAACTCTCTCCAGAGCAAGAACTCGTACAAGATATGTTGTCCATCATTCACTGTTTCTCTAGCAGGTTATACGGACTTAGAAAATACAAATCAACAATCTTTGAAGAGTTACAAAAAGAAAGCGAGGCACAAAGCATCGACAAAGCAGTCACCGAACAGTGTATTGAAAATCAGGCTATTTCCTAGCAAAGAACTACATCAAGTTTGGAAGCGTTGGCTTGCTGCTTATCGCTATTACTTCAATCAATGTATTAGTTTTCTTCACAAGAATTATGATGCCCAGACTCGAATAATTATTGTCAAGAAAACCAACAAAGAAAAAGAAGTTAAAATATCTGCCCAAGAGTTGGATAAAATAGCTCAAAAAATGGATGTGCCAGCATGGGTCAAGACATTACCAGGACATCAGCGTCAAGAGGCGTGTTTTGAAGCATTTGACGCATTTAAACAAGCTCGTAGTCAGGGTGGCAATGCTAAGTTCAAAAGCTGTAAAGCAACAAGCCAAGCTATCCAATTTAAAGTTGGTAATTTCAAGAATGGCACTTGGTATTGCAATACAACCAAAGGTTTGAAATTTACTACGATTGGTCAAACTACTCCTTTCCAATGTGAATATGGTACAGAGCTTGTATACCGTCGTGGTAAATGGTTTGGTTGCTTTCCCCAGTACAAAGATGTTACCCCATCTGGTAGTGATAGGGTGATAGCACTTGACCCTGGTAATCGTACTTTCTTAACTGGTTTTGATGGAGAGAATGTCTTAGAGATTGGTAAGGGAGATATCGGACGCATACAAAGATTGTGTCAGCACCTTGATAATCTAATTAGTCGTTCCACCAAAACAACATGCCGTAAACGTAGAAAGATGCGTATTGCCGCTAACCGTGTGAGAGAAAGAATCCAAAATTTAATTAAGGATTTACACAACAAAGCTGTTAATTTACTTGTTAATGCCTACAAGGTAATTTACTTACCAACATTTGATTCTAGTCAGATGGTAATTAAAAAACGTAATGGGAAGAGACGTAAAATTAACAGTAAGTCTGTACGCCAAATGCTTACCCTTTCTCATTACAAATTTGAGCAACATCTTAAACAAGCTGCATCAAAGAAAGGCGTAATAATCGTTTTATGTAACGAGTCCTACACTTCTAAAACATGCGGTAATTGCGGTCATATTCACCATAAATTAGGTGGAAACAAAGTATTTAAATGCCCTCACTGCGGAATACAAATTAGCCGCGATGTGAACGGCGCACGTAATATTTTATTGCGTGCTTTGCAAGCAACTGCCTTCACCGTGACGTATGATTCTATCGTGCTTTCCGATTCGTGTCTGCGACACGCTACGCGAACGGAATTGACGGATGCCATAGTTAATCACGTTTAGGCGTTTTGATTAGCTTAAAAGTTGCACATAATATCAGTGGTAAAATAAACCCGGTGAGTAAAATTAACCGATCACTTAATGAATAGATAGTGGATTGCCGTCCCCTAACTTTCTTGATCCTCGTTAACGAAGCGCGAAAGTCCCCACCTTCAGCGTACTCGCAAGGTGGGGATGAATAGCGGGCTGCGACGATTGCATCTATGACCAAAATCGACCGCAAGGTTGATAAGGGAATGGATGTATGAGGAGTAGCCATTCATTCATTTGGGGATTCTTGAGATTGTATATATTGCTTAATTTTTTCAATTGGTGCGCCGCCAGTAGAAGAGACATAATATGAACTAGACCAAAAAACAGGTTGACGATAAAAATTAGATAGATGTTCTGAGAATTCTTTCTGAATAATTCTGCTTGATGCTGATTTTAGACTACCTACAAGAACGGATAAGTTGTTATCTGGGTGGAAATCAACTAGCAAATGAACATGATCCACTTCGCCTGAAAACTCGATTAGTCTGCACTTGGTTTTTATACAGACATTTGCAAATATTTTTTGCAACCGTTCCAACATTGAAGCGGTTATTGTTTTGCGTCTGTACTTGGTTACAAACACAAAATGTAGGTGAATAGAGAAAACAGAATGAGAGCTTTTTCTGGGAACCACTTGACAAACCTATAGGTCAACTCTAATATAATAGAATAAATGTAAAAAGGAGGCAAATAAATCAGTGGCTACAAGACGGATGACTTTCAGGTTATACCCAAATAAGCAGATAGAGCAGTCTTTGCGGTATCACCGAAAGCTCCATAAAGACTTGTATAATGCTGCTATTTATAACAGATTCACTCAATATCAAAAGTTCAACCACAAGGTTGATTATTTTGAACAACAGAATTGTTTGCCAGAGTTCAAAGAAGTTTGGACAGAGTATAAAGAAATCAATTCTCAAGCTCTACAAGCAACTTTGAAACGTGTTGATTTTGCTTTCCAACGCTGGTTTGCAGGATTGGGTAAACGCCCTAAATACAAGTCAATTCGCCATTATTCTGGCTGGACATATCCAGCTAAAACTGGGTATTCTGTGGAATCTAACGGCGAAAACGGTTACTTGAATCTGTCTAAGATTGGACGCATTCAAATGCGAGGTCAGGCTAAGTATTGGGGAACACCTACTACTTGCACCATTGTTTTTAGAAATAACAAATGGTACGCATCTATTACCGTTGATGTTTTAGACCAAGTTCTCAAACCAGAAAATTTACCAACAGGTGCTATTGGTATAGACTTAGGTTGTATTTCAGCATTGTCAATTACTGATGGTCTAAATCATCAACAGATTGAAGCTCCCAAGTTTTTGAGAAATGCAGAACATCAAATCAAAAAAGCGTCTAAGGAGAAGAGGCGTAAACGCGCACCAAATAGAAAAAAGAAGATTAAGGCTTCTAGAAGATGGAAAAAAGCCCAAAATAAAGTTAGTAAACTAACTCGTAAAGTTGCTAACCAGCGTCAAAATTGGGTACATCAAGTTGCAGCAGAAATTGTCAGCGGTAATAGCTTCATTGCAACTGAGAAACTAGAAGTAAAGAACATGACAAGTTCGGCTAAGAAAGGTAAGCGTAAAAAGCAAAAAGCAGGTTTGAATAAGTCAATACTTGACGTAGGTTTTGGAATGCTACGCAGTGCCATCAAGTACAAAGTTGAGCAAATTGGTGGTGTATTTGTTGAAGTTCCAACCCTGAAGGTAAGGCCTAGTCAAACCTGCCCCAAATGCGGTCATCAGCACAAGAAAACACTCGATGTTAGAGTTCACGAGTGTAGTGTTTGTGGATATCGTCAAGACCGAGATATCGCCGCTGCCGAGGTAATGCTTTACTGGGCTAAAGGCACTCTACCGGAGTCAGGAACTGGCTTCGTAGGCGCAGAGCCATCTAGCTCTACTTCATGTACTCGTAAAAAAGCGGGAAGCATGAAGCAACTAGGGGCAAAGAAGCGTCAAAAATCTACAGAAAGCTTTGCTAGAAACGAACTGAGGGACGTAGAAACCCACAGTTCAGGCGAAGCCAACTGTGGGTAGTTCATTTAATTCTCACCTTTTTAAGCATTAACCTTTTCTTTTTGAGCCTGAGACTGCTTGCGTTTGAGAACTCCACCAAATACCAAAGCTGTAGCTGAACCAAGAATGGTCATAGGTTCAGGAACGTTAGGAGAAGGAGGAGTAGCTTGGACTTGCACCAACTTACCATAGAGTCCAGCGCTGTTTGCCCGTTGTTCTATGGTGATGAATTGAGAGACTGGGCTGGAGCTAGCGTCTGGTTTGAACCCTTCGATAGTCAGGTTATAATCAAACCCACCAATGCTGACCAACTCTGTAGAACTCAGAGAGGGAATGGAAACGACATCAGGACAGGGTTCGGAATATCCAGGGGTCGCAGGACACACAGTTCCTGGGACGTTATTAGGGGTCTCGTTGTGGCTAAACGCGAAGTTGAAGGTTTTATTGAAAGCACCAGTAAAATTGACCCCTAAATTGGCGTTGGCAAGAGTGTTACCGGTGATAGGCCAGTTGAAGTGTGTAAATGTCCCTAGTAAAAAAGAACTACCGTTTAATGGCGCAGTTACATTACTTTCACCAGTAAAGTTGTATCCGCTTTGTCCATTCCCAGTAGCAGCCGTACCCCAGCTAATCTGGTTAGTACCAATCCCACCGATAGGACTTTGAGTACCAACTGCGGAAGTCCAAGTACCGCTAGTGGTGACAGTTGCAGCTTGTGCCATACCAGTATAGCCGATGGACATTGCCAAGGTGGCAGCTACGCCCAGAACGTTCAATTTTTTGTTCATTAGTTAATCTCTCAATGAAATAGCGAAAGGTTAAATCACTTAACTGTTAACAGTTATCAAGGGTATGGTTGTCAGTACAATAGCACCAACATCTGACACTAATTGCATTAGTGTTTTACGTAGGCACTGAGATTATTAATCCAGTCTTTAACAATACCCGTAATTACTGTTAGCAATAGATAAACAACAGTATGTACTTAACGTCAATATATATGGCTTGGACTAACCCGTAAGTAGCTTGACGCAGGTAAACTTGTTGTATTAACAGGATTAAATATGCCTGTAAATCAATCAAAAATCAACCATTATTAGCTTTCTTCACAAAAACACATAGTGCCTTTTTTTACTTTTAGTTGAGTAAAAATCCCAAACCTTTATCCGTCAATGTTTATACTTACCTCTTCAAATTTATGGGAAATGTTAAGCTTCCATGAAGTTGCATAGTTTTTACGCAGAAAGATCAGGATATTTTGAAAATTTTTATACAAAAAATCCTGTAGGTCTAATAAATATAGGTGTTATTTGTCGCAGGGGGGAAGACCAATTTTATCGGCTCTGTGAGGACGATAGGGGGTAGGGGCGCAAGGCCTTGCGCCCCTACAGCTCGTCGAACAACGCCAAAAACCCTGATTTTCGCGTGCCGTGAGGGGTCATACCTACCATTCGCGACTCTGTATCCTTAATCTCGCAGCAGAGCAAAATGAAACGCCCTAAGTAAGTCGGCGCGAAAAAACAAAACAACTCAATAGCCGACCTACTTAGCTAATCAACAAAATCAGGACGCGCCTGTTGAGTTAATTTCAACTTGTGTTCTAAAACCGGCCAATTTTCCTGGTCAATTAAGTCAATCAATTCAGCCAAATTTTGCTGATATTGTTGCAGTGACCCCAGCAATGCTTGACGATTGTAACGCGCCATCATCAGGCGCAACTCTGGATTACCGCCACCGACACGGCTGGTATCGCGAAACCCTGAACTAGCTAGCTGTTGTGCTAACTTTAAAACCTCCAGGTCGGTTTCATTCATACAAGCTGCAATCAATGAAGAACTGACCATTGCAGGTAAATGTGAAATCCAGCTAACAGCGCGGTCATGTTGTTCTGGTTCACAATGGTAGATATTAGATCCAAGCGATCGCACAATGTTCTCGACAACGGCAATTGTATCAGTTGGTGTTGTGGGAATGGGTGTAAGTACATAAGGCCGCGCCACAAATAAATTTCGTTGTGCAGCTTCTATACCACTATCTGCGGTTCCCGCCATTGGATGTCCACCGATAAAATGATCCCAAAGGGGAGAAATCGCCTTAACTATCGGTGCTTTTACTGAACCGACATCAGTCAAAATCGTTGTGGGAGACAAATAAGTGATTAACTGTTCAACTTGGGTCACAATAAGTGATAGAGGTGTACAAATAAATACGATCTCAGCAGCAGCTAACAGGCTAAGATCCACAGATGCCTGATCGACACTGCCAAGGGCGATCGCCTTTTGACAGGTTGATTGTCGGCGGCTAACCCCAAAGACCTGATGTCCTTGCGATCGCAAATCAAAGCCCAAAGATCCACCTATCAGTCCCAGTCCTAAAATACCAATTTTCATTTTTGATTTTGATTAGTCCATCTCTTACATATTTTTTGCATAATTTACCAACTTTTAAAGTTGGCATCTGAGGGGTAGCATTCATGACTGTAGAAGAATTGCTGGAACAATACGCGGCAGGAATGTTAGACTTTACTGGTGTTGACCTTTCTGAAGCCAATCTCAGTAGTGCCAAACTCTCTGGAGCCAATCTCAGTGAAGCCAATTTGAGTGTGGTCAATCTCAGTGGTGCGAATCTCACCGAAGCCAACTTGAGCTATGCCAAGCTGAATGTAGCTAGATTGAGTGGCGCACATCTTGCCAACACCAACCTGAACAATGCTAGTCTCAATGTAGCTAACTTAATTCGCGCCGATCTTAATCGTGCCCAACTTAGGGGTGCTTCATTAATCCGGTCGGAG
The Gloeotrichia echinulata CP02 DNA segment above includes these coding regions:
- a CDS encoding transposase — encoded protein: MTFRLYPNKQIEQSLRYHRKLHKDLYNAAIYNRFTQYQKFNHKVDYFEQQNCLPEFKEVWTEYKEINSQALQATLKRVDFAFQRWFAGLGKRPKYKSIRHYSGWTYPAKTGYSVESNGENGYLNLSKIGRIQMRGQAKYWGTPTTCTIVFRNNKWYASITVDVLDQVLKPENLPTGAIGIDLGCISALSITDGLNHQQIEAPKFLRNAEHQIKKASKEKRRKRAPNRKKKIKASRRWKKAQNKVSKLTRKVANQRQNWVHQVAAEIVSGNSFIATEKLEVKNMTSSAKKGKRKKQKAGLNKSILDVGFGMLRSAIKYKVEQIGGVFVEVPTLKVRPSQTCPKCGHQHKKTLDVRVHECSVCGYRQDRDIAAAEVMLYWAKGTLPESGTGFVGAEPSSSTSCTRKKAGSMKQLGAKKRQKSTESFARNELRDVETHSSGEANCG
- a CDS encoding prephenate/arogenate dehydrogenase — its product is MKIGILGLGLIGGSLGFDLRSQGHQVFGVSRRQSTCQKAIALGSVDQASVDLSLLAAAEIVFICTPLSLIVTQVEQLITYLSPTTILTDVGSVKAPIVKAISPLWDHFIGGHPMAGTADSGIEAAQRNLFVARPYVLTPIPTTPTDTIAVVENIVRSLGSNIYHCEPEQHDRAVSWISHLPAMVSSSLIAACMNETDLEVLKLAQQLASSGFRDTSRVGGGNPELRLMMARYNRQALLGSLQQYQQNLAELIDLIDQENWPVLEHKLKLTQQARPDFVD
- a CDS encoding THxN family PEP-CTERM protein gives rise to the protein MNKKLNVLGVAATLAMSIGYTGMAQAATVTTSGTWTSAVGTQSPIGGIGTNQISWGTAATGNGQSGYNFTGESNVTAPLNGSSFLLGTFTHFNWPITGNTLANANLGVNFTGAFNKTFNFAFSHNETPNNVPGTVCPATPGYSEPCPDVVSIPSLSSTELVSIGGFDYNLTIEGFKPDASSSPVSQFITIEQRANSAGLYGKLVQVQATPPSPNVPEPMTILGSATALVFGGVLKRKQSQAQKEKVNA